One window of the Rosa rugosa chromosome 3, drRosRugo1.1, whole genome shotgun sequence genome contains the following:
- the LOC133740721 gene encoding 17.9 kDa class II heat shock protein-like, with protein MDFRIMGLDAPILTALQQLADLPEETEKTFNAPTRTYVRDAKAMAATPADVKELPNSYVFVIDMPGLKSGDIKVQVEDDNVLLISGERKREEEKEGAKYVRMERRVGKFMRKFVLPENANADTISAVCQDGVLTVTVEKLPPPQPKKPKTIEVKIG; from the coding sequence ATGGATTTCAGAATCATGGGTCTGGATGCTCCAATCTTAACAGCACTGCAGCAGCTGGCGGACCTCCCGGAGGAAACCGAGAAGACCTTCAACGCCCCGACCCGGACCTACGTCCGCGACGCCAAGGCCATGGCTGCCACTCCGGCCGACGTGAAGGAGTTGCCCAATTCCTATGTCTTCGTCATCGACATGCCGGGACTCAAGTCAGGGGACATCAAGGTGCAGGTGGAGGATGACAATGTGCTTCTGATCAGCGGCGAGAGGAAGAGGGAGGAGGAGAAAGAGGGGGCTAAGTATGTGAGGATGGAGAGGAGGGTCGGTAAGTTTATGAGGAAGTTTGTGCTGCCTGAGAATGCTAATGCTGATACCATTTCTGCTGTTTGCCAAGATGGGGTTCTGACTGTGACTGTGGAGAAGCTGCCACCTCCTCAGCCGAAGAAGCCCAAGACTATTGAGGTCAAGATTGGTTAG
- the LOC133738012 gene encoding 17.1 kDa class II heat shock protein-like — MDLMIPLRNMGVDTNLLDALHDLLDFSDEQNQASHHAPSRQYVREAKAMSATPADVKETQNDYIFVIDVPGLKSDQIKVHLEDDNVLVVCGERKREKERDQGVRYLRMERRLGKYLKKFVLPENADVEKISAECQDGVLTIVVEKKPPPELKKPKIVQVRIGDSQEDQQGQGGQWGQEGQGGGQGDQWGQKGQGGQEGQGGQDGNSR, encoded by the coding sequence ATGGACCTCATGATTCCCCTGAGGAATATGGGTGTCGACACCAACCTCCTGGACGCCCTCCACGACCTTTTGGACTTCTCTGACGAGCAAAATCAGGCGAGCCACCATGCGCCTTCGCGCCAATACGTCCGGGAAGCCAAGGCCATGTCGGCTACTCCAGCTGACGTGAAGGAGACTCAGAATGACTACATCTTTGTGATAGATGTGCCCGGGCTGAAGTCGGACCAGATCAAAGTCCATCTGGAAGACGACAACGTTTTGGTGGTGTGCGGCgagagaaagagggagaaggagagagacCAGGGAGTGAGGTACCTGAGGATGGAGAGGAGGCTCGGCAAGTATCTCAAGAAGTTTGTGCTGCCGGAGAATGCTGATGTAGAGAAGATCAGTGCCGAGTGTCAAGATGGGGTGTTGACTATTGTGGTGGAGAAGAAGCCGCCGCCGGAGCTGAAGAAGCCCAAGATTGTTCAGGTGAGGATTGGCGACAGCCAAGAAGACCAACAGGGTCAAGGTGGCCAGTGGGGCCAAGAGGGTCAAGGTGGAGGTCAAGGAGACCAGTGGGGTCAAAAGGGCCAAGGAGGTCAAGAGGGTCAGGGTGGCCAAGATGGCAACAGCCGCTAG
- the LOC133740720 gene encoding 17.9 kDa class II heat shock protein-like, producing MDFRIMGLDAPIMTALQQLQQLADFPEENEKTSNAPTRTYVRDAKAMASTPADVKEYPNSYVFVIDMPGLKSGDIKVQVEDDNVLLISGERKREDEKEGVKYLRMERRVGKFMRKFVLPENANADAISAVCQDGVLTVTVEKVPPPQPKTKTIEVKNIG from the coding sequence ATGGATTTCAGAATCATGGGTCTGGATGCTCCAATCATGACAGCACTGCAGCAGCTACAGCAGCTGGCGGACTTCCCTGAGGAGAACGAGAAGACCTCCAACGCCCCGACCCGGACCTACGTCCGCGACGCCAAGGCTATGGCTTCCACTCCGGCCGACGTGAAGGAGTACCCCAATTCCTACGTGTTCGTGATCGACATGCCGGGGCTCAAGTCAGGGGACATCAAGGTGCAGGTTGAGGATGACAATGTGCTTCTGATCAGCGGCGAGAGGAAGAGGGAGGACGAGAAAGAGGGGGTAAAGTATTTGAGGATGGAGAGGAGGGTTGGCAAGTTTATGAGGAAGTTTGTGCTGCCTGAGAATGCTAATGCTGATGCCATTTCTGCTGTTTGCCAAGATGGGGTTCTTACTGTGACTGTGGAGAAGGTGCCACCGCCTCAGCCGAAGACCAAGACTATTGAGGTCAAGAATATTGGTTAG